The Shewanella algae DNA segment CTTGCCCTTCATATCCAGGGCTATCCAGTCGCTGCCGGTAAGGATTTCGGCGCCGGCATCTTCCAGCTTGGCCAACACAGCCTCCAGCGATCCGGGATCGGCATCCAGACAACGGATCCGGCCACGGGTCACGGCTGCAGCCACCAGAAACGAGCCAGTCTCAATTCTGTCCGGCATCACCCGATAACGGCAACCATTGAGCTTCTCCACCCCTTGAATCCGTATGGTGGCCGTTCCGGCGCCCTCAATCTTGGCCCCCATGGCGATAAGACACTTGGCCAGGTCCACCACTTCGGGTTCGCGGGCGGCGTTTTCAATCACGGTTTCACCGTCGGCCAAGGCCGCGGCCATCAGCAGATTCTCTGTGGCACCAACACTGACCATATCCATAAAGATATGCGCGCCCTTGAGGCGACCATCGACCCGTGCCTTGATATAGCCTTCATCAACTTCTATCTTGGCGCCCATCAGCTCAAGGCCATGCAGGTGCAGGTTCACCGGCCGGGCACCTATGGCGCAGCCACCCGGCAAAGACACATCCGCCTTACCGAAACGTGCCAGCAAGGGCCCCAGGATCAGAATTGAGGCGCGCATGGTTTTCACCAGATCATAAGGGGCGCAAAACTCATTGATACCGCTGGCATCGATACGTATCTGGCCCTGCCCCAGTTCGGTGACGTCTGCGCCGAGACAGCGCAGCAGCTTACAGCTGGTGCTGACGTCCCTCAGGTTGGGCACATTGGAAACCAGAAACTCCGACTCGGCCAGCACCCCGGCCATCAGGATAGGCAGGGCAGCATTCTTGGCGCCGGAGATCACCACGTTACCGGCAAGCGCACCGCTTGCCTGAATTTTCAGTTTATCCACATTGATACTCTAGGCTGGCATGTTGAAGATTTTTTCACGCTGCCACTGGGTAGGCGTAAAAGTCTTGATACTGAGCGCATGCATCTCACCACTGGTGATCTTGTCCATCAGGGGCGCATAGATGGCCTGCTGCTGCTTGATACGGCTCATGCCATCGAAACATTCACCCACGGCCACTATCTTGAAATGGCTGCCTTCGGCGCTGACATAGACTTCCGTCAACGAGAGTGAATCCTTTAATATTTGTTCTATCTCTTTGGTATCCATTGGAAACTTACCTAGTTTGGCCCTCTGTGGTAAAGAAGGCATCCAAATCATACAGGGCGATCAACTTACGCACCTGTGGCGAGGGAGAAGCCAGGGTCAGCTCCCCCTTTCTGAGACTGACAAGCTCCATTAGAAACGCCATGCCGGCACTGTCCGAATATGTCAGCTCGCTGAGATCCAACCGGCGCACATCGTCCGGCAGCAGTGTCTTGCGCGTCTTCCACAAGCGGGCGACCTCTTCTTGAGTCAAACGCCCGCTCAATTTGCAGCTATCGCCCTGTGGCTCCAGCTTCATAGCGCATCCTTGCCTTTAGGGCCATTGGGATCGACGTGAGCCTGAGTGCGCTCTTTAAGCATCTCAATCACGGCATCTATGCCCTTTTGACGAATGAGTGTAGTGACTTCCGATTGCTTGGAGGCCAGCAGGCTGACACCTTCGGCAACCAGGTCGAAGGCCTTCCAGGTATCGTCCTTCAAACGACGCGCCTTGAACTGCAACTTGATGGGCGGACGACCCGCTTCAATGATCTGTACATTCACCTCGACTATCTTTTCCTGGCTGAAGTCGATGGCGCGGCCAAACTCCACTTTCTGATTGGTGTACTCAGTAAAGGCCTGGGCATAGGTGGAAACCAGGTAGCCCTCAAAAGCATCAACAAAGGCATCACGCTGCTCTTTGGTGGTTTGCTGCAGATATTGGCCCATCACCTTGTAAGCCGCGTACTTGTAATCCACATAAGGCATCAGCTCCTCTTGAACAATCACCTTGAGGTGATCCGGATTGCTGTCGATGATGCTCTTGTCCTGATGGAAGCGATCGAATGTCTTGTCGGCAACCTGCTCCACCATGATATAAGGGTTGCTGGTATCGATATCGGCCGCCTGTGCCACAGTTGCAGACGCCAGACAGGCGACGGCCAACAGATTACGGATTATCCCTTTAAACATCTCAGTGCTCCTAGTTGTCCTTTGAACCCATGCTATATAAAAACTGTCCGATCAGATCCTCCAGCACCAGCGCCGAACGGGTATCATCGATGCGATCGCCATCTTGCAAAATCGCGATATCGTCATCCATAAACCCTGGTGTCAGGCCGAGGAACTGCTCACCCAGCAAGCCCGAGGTCAAGATAGCCAGGCTGCTGGTTTCGGGAAACTGGTCGTAACGCTTGTCCATGGTCAAAGTCACCACTGGCACCATCTGCTTGGGATCCAGGGTGATCTTACTGACCCGACCGACAACCACGCCGCCAACTTTTACCGGTGAGCGTACTTTAAGGCCGCCAATATTACTGAACTTGGCCGTCAGAGTGTAAGTATTGCTAGAGGACTGCACCTCCACATTGGCCACCTTGTATACCAGCAGCAGAAAAGCTGCCAGACCCGCCAATAGGAAGAGTCCCACCATAAATTCAATTTTTCGTGTCAACATAGAGTCACCAGAGTTAATCATCCATTATGCGCCGGCGCCAAAATCAGCGGGCAAACATCAGCGCCGTCAATAAGAAATCCAGCGCCAATACCGCCAGGCTGGACTGCACCACAGTCTGGGTGGTCGCGCGGCTAATCCCTTCCGGATTAGGCACCACCTGATAACCACGATAAAGGGCTATCCAGGTCACCACTATGGCAAAAACAAAACTTTTAATCAGGCAGTTGACTATGTCCTGCCGCCACTCCACCGCGGCCTGCAGAATCGACCAGAAGGCGCCATTGTCTATGCCTTTCCATTCGACCCCGACCAGATAACCGCCATAGATACCCACAGTGGTAAACATCAAGGCCAACAGCGGCATGCTGATCACCCCGGCCCAGAAGCGCGGCGCAATCACCTGACGTAGCGGATCTATCGCCATCATCTCCAAACTGGAGAGCTGCTCTGTGGATTTCATCAACCCCAGTTCAGCGGTCAGGGCCGAACCGGCGCGGCCGGCAAACAGCAGGGCTGTGACCACAGGGCCAAGCTCCCTGAGTAAACTCAACGCTACCATGGGGCCCAGGCTCTCTTCGGTGCCAAAGTCCACCAGGATGTTGTAGCCCTGCAGCGCCAGCACCATGCCGATAAACAGTCCGGAAACCAAAATGATCACCATGGACTGCACGCCGACGACGTAAACCTGTTTTATCAGCAGTGGCAAGCCTTTGCGTGGCCGTGGCAGCTGCATCAGGGCGCCCCAAAGCATCACCCCCGCCTTGCCAAGCCCTGTCACCAGACTCAGCGCATTGCGGCCAAGATTGGCTATCGAATCAGTCAAGCTCACCGAGCAACTCCTTCTGATAATCCTGCGCCGGATAGTGGAAAGGCACGGGGCCGTCCGGCATACCGTCGATAAACTGCCTTAGCTGTGGATTGTCGGCCTGCTTGAGCTCGGCCGGTGTACCTTGGGCTATGATGCGCTTATCGGCGATCACATACACATAGTCGGCAATACTCAGCACTTCACTGACATCGTGGGAAACCACCACAGAGGTGAGGCTCAAAGCATCGGACAACTCTTTAATCAGCTTCACCAGCACCCCCATGGAGATGGGATCCTGACCGGCAAAGGGCTCGTCATACAGCACCATTTCCGGCTCGAGTGCTATGGCGCGGGCCAAGGCTGCCCGGCGCTGCATTCCGCCGGAAAGTTCGCTTGGCATCAACTGCGCCGCGCCGCGAAGTCCTACAGCTTCAAGCTTCATTAACACTATGCGGCGGATAATAGCTTCCGGCAGCCCTGAGTGCTCCCTGAGTGCAAAGGCCACGTTATCGAACACATTCATGTCGGTGAACAGGGCGCCGCTCTGGAACAACATGCTCATCCGCTTACGAGCTTCAAACAGCTCGTGGCGGCTCAGCTTATGAATGTCCTGACCATCGAACAGCACCTGGCCGTGATCCGGAGTCAACTGCCCACCAATGAGCTTCAGCAGCGTGGTCTTGCCTATGCCGCTGGGCCCCATGATGGCAGTAACTTTACCCCTGGGAATCGTGAGGCTTATCTGCTCATAAATCACCCTCGAGCCACGACTGAAGCCGAGATTGTTGACCTCGACCAGGGGAGAAGGATTTTGCTGCTTGTTGGATTCCGGCATCAAAATGAAATGGAGACCTTGTCTAGTGGAATTCAAGTTACGGCGCAGCTGTAGCACCATGGCACATAAGGCCCGCCGTTATAAGGCTTGATACTGCCGCAGGCTTACTGAATTGACGCTGAATGGCGCCCGGTAACCCGTATGGCCAAGCCAAAGATAAGCGATAAATTGTACGCAATTGAGGATAAGCGCACAACTGAATCAATAGTATCGCGCCGTGATACTTTCAATTTGTAGCAAATACGGCGAAAATGCACGCCAGAATCCGTAGCTTTGTTTACTGCATGTTATTCAATATTTTCTTGCTGCTCGCCGGCTTGTCCGTCCTGGTCTGGAGTGCCGATAAATTCGTTTATGGCGCCGGGGCTTTTGCCCGTAACCTGGGGTTACCCCCCATGTTGATAGGACTGACCATAGTGGCCATGGGCAGTTCGGCCCCAGAGATGTTCGTTGCCGCCAGCGCCTCCATGGCCGGCATGCCGGATACGGCCGTGGGTAATGTGCTGGGCTCCAATGTCGCCAATGTCAGCTTGATCCTGGGGTTAACCGCTCTGCTTGGGGCTATCGCCGTCAGCTCCAAGACCCTGAAGCGGGAGATCCCCATGATGCTGGGTGCCACAGTGCTGGCGGGTTACTTCCTGCACGATGAGTATCTTAGCCGCAGCGAAGGGGTTATTTTACTGGCGCTGTTCTTCGGCCTGATGGGCTATCTTATCTGGCATGCGCTGACCAATAAGAACAAGGATCCACTCGCCGACGAAGCCGATGCCGAGATCCCCAAAGATGTGCCCACTGCCAAGGCGGTACTATGGTTGATAATAGGCTTGGTACTCTTGCCGCTGTCGGCTGATTGGATGGTGGACGGTGCCGTAGGCATCGCCAAGTCTTTTGGACTGTCTGATCTGGTTATAGGTCTGACCATCATTGCCGTGGGCACCAGCCTGCCGGAACTGGCGGCCTGTGTGGCCGGTGTGCTCAAGAAAGAGGACGACCTGGCCATAGGCAATATTGTCGGCTCCAACCTGTTTAACATACTGGCGGTACTGGCAATACCCGGCCTTATCGCCCCGGGCGTAATCGATGCCGCGGCGGCCGGACGCGACTTTTATATGGTTCTGGGCACCAGTTGTGCCCTGGCACTCCTGGTGCTGAGCACAGGCAAACAACGTGAACTCAAACGCTGGCACGGTGCCTTACTACTGATAAGCTTCATCGGCTATCAATACAGCCTGTTTCAATCCCACTAGCGATGAAGGGCAAAAAGACGAGAGACAACTATGGCAGAAGCTAAGCAACTGCGCCAATGGGGCCGCAGAGTAATAGATATCGAGAAACAAGCATTGGATAACCTGTACCAGTTTGTTGATTCCCCCGAGTTCGCCCAAGCCTGCGAATTGATCCTCAACTGCAGCGGCAAGGTGATAGTGATGGGGATGGGGAAATCGGGCCATATAGGTAACAAGATTTCTGCCACCCTCGCCAGCACAGGCACCCCGGCATTCTTCGTTCACCCGGGCGAAGCCAGCCACGGCGACCTGGGGGTGTTGAGTGAAAACGATATCGTATTGGCTATCTCCAACTCGGGCGAGTCCAGCGAAATTCTCACCCTGATGCCCGTCATCAAGCGCCAGGGGATCCCTATGATCTCCATGACAGGTAAGCCCGAATCCACCATGGCCAAGCTGGCGCAGCTGCATCTGTGCATCAAGGTGCCGGAAGAAGCCTGCCCGCTGGGCTTGGCGCCGACCTCCAGCACCACGGCCACCCTGGTGATGGGTGATGCCCTGGCGGTCGCCCTGTTGCAGGCCAAGGGCTTTACCAAAGATGACTTTGCCCTGTCGCATCCCGGCGGCGCTTTAGGGCGCAAGCTGCTGCTTAAGGTCAGCGATGTGATGCACAAAGGGGAAGAGCTGCCGCTGGTCACAGAAGATATCTGTATAACCGACGCCCTGTATGAGATCTCCAAGAAGGGCCTGGGTATGACCTCAGTGGTCAATCAACAGAAGCAACTCGTGGGTATCTTCACCGATGGTGATTTGAGACGTGTCATAGACGCCGGAGTCAACCTTCGTACCACAAAAATCAGCGACGTCATGACCCGTGATTGCATCACCAGTGGTGACAATATCCTCGCGGCGCAGGCGCTGAAGGTGATGGACGAGAATGACATCAATGGTCTTATTGTCATCAATGGCGCCAATGAGCCGATTGGAGCACTCAATATGCTGGATATGGTCAAGGCGGGGGTTATCTGATGAGTCATCAAGGTTTCTACGGGCCCATAAGCGAAGATAACTGGCAAAGAGCCGCCAAAATCAAACTGCTTATCTGTGATGTCGACGGTGTCTTCTCCGATGGCCGCATCTATATGAGCAACAGCGGCGAAGAGCTGAAGGCCTTCCATACCCGCGATGGCTATGGGGTGCGCTCGCTGCTGTCCTGCGGCATTCAGGTGGCGGTGATCACCGGCCGCAAGTCCCAGATAGTCGAAAACCGCATGACGGCCCTGGGGGTAGACAAGATTTATCAAGGCATAGACAACAAGCTGGAGCCCTATGAGGCGCTGCTTAAGCATTATGACCTCGAGCCTGAACAAGTGGCCTATATAGGTGACGACATTGTCGACTTGCCGGTGATGAAGCAAGTGGGGCTGGCGGTTTGCGTAGCCGATGGCCATCCTTGGGTAAGGCAACACTGCCACATGGTCACTCAGATTGCCGGCGGCCATGGGGCGCTCCGGGAGCTGGCGGATCTTATCCTGCTCAGTCAGGACAAATTTGAAAATGCCCACGGAATGAGTATATGAATAGGGTCACCCTGGCCATTATTTTGTTTTTCTCCACTGCACTTATCCTTTACTGGCAGGTGCAGAACAAGCGTAACGCTCAACAGAGTGAGGCGCCTGTGGATGTGGTTCGGCCTGACTTTGTCGCCGATGACCTGCGCTCGGTCAACTTTGATGAGCAGGGCAATGTCGCCAGCAGGGTCGCCGCGGCGCACATGGAACATTATGAAGCCAGTGAAAAGACCTTCTTCAACCAACCGGTTTATCTGGTCTATCCGGACAAGGGCGAGGCACAGTGGCGTCTGTCTGCCAACGAGGGCAGGCTCAATCGCAAGAGTAACCGAGTGGTACTTGAAAATAATGTTATCATCGACGCCATTAGCCCCAATGAACCGATCCAGAGCCTGAAAACCAGTTATGTGGAGCTGGATCTGGACACCATGATCATGACCTCAGATCGCGAGATCCTGATCGAAGGCAAAGACTTTAATATCAAGGGATCCGGCCTGTACGCCGATCTCAATGCTCAGCAAGTGAAGCTGACCAGTCAGGTGAAAGGAACCTATGAAACCAAGTAAGCTTTTTATCGGTGCCCTCTTGTGCATCACAAGCCTGTCGGCAGTGGCCATTGAAGAAGATCTGCTGCAAAAAGTACAGATCAGCGCCGCCAATCAGTTTGCCGATATCAAAAACAAGCGCGTGGTATACGGCGGGCCTGTCACAGTCACCCAGGGTAGTTTGAAACTGCTGGCCGATGAACTCACGGCTTACACAGAAGACAAGAGTGGCGAGCGGATCCTGGTGGCCAAGGGCTCACCTGCTACTTATACCCAGAAACTGGAAGACGGCCGTCTGGCCAGTGCCAAGGCCAAAGAGATCCACTACAACATAGACAGTCGTATCATGACCCTGCTGGGCCAGGCCAAAGTGGAACAGGACGGCAGCGAAGTGACCGCCGAGAAGATAGTCTACGACATCAACAAACAGCAGCTGGAAGCGGAAAGCAGTGGCAAAGGCCAAGACAGGGTAACCACTGTTATCCAGCCGGAAAACTATCAGGATCTCAACAAGAAAGAACAGCAGCAGGAGCCGCAATGACCAGCACCCTGACGGCACAGAATCTGGCAAAGAGTTACAAGAAGCGCAACGTCGTCAAAGACGTCAGCCTGTCGGTCAATACCGGCCAAATCGTGGGGCTGCTGGGCCCCAACGGGGCTGGCAAGACCACCACCTTCTATATGGTGGTTGGGCTGGTACAGAGTGACAAGGGCCGTATCTTTATTGACGACGACGAGCTGACCTTGGATCCCATGCACCTGCGAGCCCGTAAAGGCATAGGCTACCTGCCACAGGAAGCCAGTATTTTCCGCAAGCTGTCGGTGCATGACAACATCATGGCCGTGCTGCAAACCCGCAAAGAACTCAACAGCGACGAGCGCGAGGAACAGCTCGAACAGCTGCTGGAAGAATTCCATATTACCCACATACGTGACAGCCTGGGGATGTCCCTCTCCGGCGGTGAACGCCGCCGAGTGGAAATCGCCCGGGCATTGGCCGCCAATCCACAGTTCATTCTGCTGGATGAGCCATTCGCCGGTGTGGATCCCATCTCAGTTATCGATATCAAGAAAATCATCGAACAGCTTAAGTCCCGCGGTTTGGGAGTGCTGATCACAGACCACAATGTTCGCGAAACACTCGACGTTTGTGAGCGAGCCTACATAGTCAGCCATGGGCAGTTGATCGCCGAGGGCACACCCGCTGAAATCTTGGACAACCAGCAAGTGCGCGCTGTGTACTTAGGCGAACAATTCAGGCTATAGTTAGGATCATGTCATCCGGTGACAATTCCGGGTATTATAGTTTGTTATTATTGAATTTTTTCCTTGAAAAATAACGAGTAGGGATTAGCGGTATAATGAAAGCGTCACTCCAGCTCAAACTGGGTCAACAGTTGACCATGACACCTCAGTTGCAACAGGCTATTCGCCTGCTGCAACTGTCGTCCCTTGAGCTGCAGCAGGAAATCCAGGAAGCCTTGGAAGCCAACCCTCTGTTGGAAATGGCCGAGGACAACCAGGATGACGCTATCGACGACAACCACAAGGAAAACGACGCCGGCGAGTTGAGCGCCAAGCAGGAAGATGGTTCCACGGTAGAAACCTCAGAGGCATTGAACAATGAGTCTATGCCGGATGAATTACCTATGGATACCACCTGGGACGAAGTCTTTACCGCCGCCAGCGCCTCGGGGCCGGCCATGGGCCGTGAAGATGATATGCCCTTCCAGGGAGAAACCAGCGAAGGGCTCTATGAACATCTGGAATGGCAGAAGAACCTGACCCCGTTTTCCGATACCGACGACGCCATTGCCACCGCCATTATTGATGCCATCGACGAGCAGGGCTATCTGACCCAGAGCACAGAGGAGATCCTCGAAGCCATGGGCAACCCTGAGATTGAGCTCGATGAAGTCGAGGCAGTACTCAAGCGGATCCAGCACTTCGATCCTGTCGGCATCGCCTCCAGAGATCTGCGCGAATGCCTGCTGATCCAGTTGCAACAGTTCAACGCAGACACCCCGCATCTGGCCGACGCCCGCTTGTTGATTGACGAACATCTGGATCTCATTGCCGCCCGTGATTTCCGCACCCTGATGCGCAAGACCAAGCTCAAGGAAGATCAGCTGCGTGACGCCATCAACCTTATCCAGAGTCTCAATCCCCGCCCCGGCTTGCTGGTGCAGCCGATGGACGAGGAATATGTGATCCCTGATGTCAGCGTCTGGAAGAAAAACGGCCGCTGGGTAGTAGAACTCAACCCGGACTGTATGCCCAAACTCGGGATCAATCAGCAGTATGCTGCCATGGCTCGTAGCGCCCGCAGTCAATCAGACAGCCAGTTTATTCGTGGTCATCTTCAGGAAGCCAAATGGTTTATCAAGAGCCTGGAGAGCCGCAACGACACCCTGCTCAAGGTGGCCAACTGTATAGTGCAGTTCCAGCAGGGATTTTTTGAATATGGTGAAGAAGCCATGAAACCCATGGTGCTCAACGATATTGCCGAGGCGGTCGAGATGCATGAATCGACCATCTCCAGGGTCACCACTCAAAAGTATATGCATACCCCCAGGGGAATATTTGAATTGAAGTACTTCTTCTCCAGCCATGTCGGCACCGAAGATGGCGGAGAATGCTCTTCCACGGCGATCAGGGCTTTTATCAAGAAGCTCGTGGCAGCGGAAAACCAGAAGAAGCCTTTGAGCGACAGCAAGATGGCGCAACTTCTGGCAGAACAGGGAATCAACGTTGCAAGACGCACCATAGCCAAGTATCGCGAGGCTATGATGATACCACCGTCGAACCAGCGTAAGAGTTTATAAATCCACAGTTGGAAATTGGAGGAATCTTTCTATGCAAATCAACCTGACAGGACATCATATCGAGATCACCGACTCACTGCGTGACTACGTGGAAAGTAAGTTTTCTAAACTTGAACGCCATTTCGAACAGATCAATAATGTGCACGTTGTGCTCAATGTACAAAAACTGCAACAGATAGCCGAAGCCAAGATCCACCTCACAGGCGGCGAAGTCTATGCAACTTCTGAACATGCCGACATGTATGCCGCCATCGACGTTCTGATTGATAAATTGGATCGTCAGGTCATTAAACACAAAGAAAAGCTGACAAAACACTAACGATGGAACTGAGTACCATCCTGCGGCCGGAGTGCACTACCTGTGCCACTCCGGGCAGTAAGAAAAAGGTACTGGAGCTGATTAGCGATCTCGCTAGCGCCCAGTACCCCACCCTTTCCTCTCAAGCGATTTTTGAAAGCCTTTTGGCCCGCGAAAAGATGGGGAGCACAGGTATAGGAAATGGTATTGCGATTCCGCATGGCAGACTACCGGACATTACAGAGCCGATTGCCGTGCTGGTCAAATGCGAAGAGCCTATCGCCTTCGATGCCATAGACAACCAGCCGGTGGACATACTGTTCGCCCTCCTGGTGCCCGCAGATCAATGTCAGCAACACCTGAGTACCCTGTCCGCCATGGCTGAAAAGCTCAGCGATAAGGCGATACTCAAGCAGTTGCGAAAATCCAGCGACGAAACAGAACTCTATCAGGTGATCACAGGATGAAACTCGCCATAGTCTCAGGCCGCTCCGGTTCCGGAAAATCCGTTGCCCTCAGGGTACTCGAAGACCTGGGTTACTACTGTGTGGATAATCTCCCCCTGCCCATGATAGGCAGCCTGTTGGAAAACCTCCGTGGCAGCAATGATCTGGTCGCCATCAGCATAGATGTGCGCAATATGCCGGATCAGGAAAAAGTGCTGGAACAACAGTTAGCGGCCTTGCCGGAAAACACCCAACTGACCAGCTTCTTCCTCAACGCCTCCGATAAAGTGCTGCTGAAGCGCTACAGCGAAACCCGCAGACTGCACCCCCTGTCCAAGAGCAAAGTCTCACTACAGGACGCCATCAAGCTCGAAGGCAAGCTGC contains these protein-coding regions:
- the hpf gene encoding ribosome hibernation promoting factor, translated to MQINLTGHHIEITDSLRDYVESKFSKLERHFEQINNVHVVLNVQKLQQIAEAKIHLTGGEVYATSEHADMYAAIDVLIDKLDRQVIKHKEKLTKH
- the ptsN gene encoding PTS IIA-like nitrogen regulatory protein PtsN, whose product is MELSTILRPECTTCATPGSKKKVLELISDLASAQYPTLSSQAIFESLLAREKMGSTGIGNGIAIPHGRLPDITEPIAVLVKCEEPIAFDAIDNQPVDILFALLVPADQCQQHLSTLSAMAEKLSDKAILKQLRKSSDETELYQVITG
- a CDS encoding RNA polymerase factor sigma-54 — encoded protein: MKASLQLKLGQQLTMTPQLQQAIRLLQLSSLELQQEIQEALEANPLLEMAEDNQDDAIDDNHKENDAGELSAKQEDGSTVETSEALNNESMPDELPMDTTWDEVFTAASASGPAMGREDDMPFQGETSEGLYEHLEWQKNLTPFSDTDDAIATAIIDAIDEQGYLTQSTEEILEAMGNPEIELDEVEAVLKRIQHFDPVGIASRDLRECLLIQLQQFNADTPHLADARLLIDEHLDLIAARDFRTLMRKTKLKEDQLRDAINLIQSLNPRPGLLVQPMDEEYVIPDVSVWKKNGRWVVELNPDCMPKLGINQQYAAMARSARSQSDSQFIRGHLQEAKWFIKSLESRNDTLLKVANCIVQFQQGFFEYGEEAMKPMVLNDIAEAVEMHESTISRVTTQKYMHTPRGIFELKYFFSSHVGTEDGGECSSTAIRAFIKKLVAAENQKKPLSDSKMAQLLAEQGINVARRTIAKYREAMMIPPSNQRKSL